One part of the Indicator indicator isolate 239-I01 chromosome 5, UM_Iind_1.1, whole genome shotgun sequence genome encodes these proteins:
- the C5H2orf66 gene encoding uncharacterized protein C2orf66 homolog, whose amino-acid sequence MWKVVLLGLFTALAVRGLAKGAPFQPEEKWKPLDNPRNRDLFFRTLQAYFLGRGLDLRKFPATFTVNNEGPRPVIFYSDPIASAFADYEERKNSFSNYFKG is encoded by the exons ATGTGGAAAGTGGTGCTCCTGGGTCTTTTTACAGCATTAGCTGTGAGAGGATTGGCAAAGGGTGCTCCTTTCCaaccagaagaaaaatggaaaccTCTAGATAACCCTAGAAACAGAGACCTG TTTTTCAGAACGCTCCAGGCTTATTTTTTGGGCAGGGGTCTTGATCTCAGAAAGTTCCCAGCTACTTTCACTGTGAACAATGAAGGACCAAGGCCTGTCATCTTCTACTCAGATCCTATTGCTTCTGCATTTGCAGAttatgaagaaagaaagaattcttTCTCAAATTATTTCAAAGGCTGA